In Spirochaeta lutea, the sequence AGGCCGAAGGTGACGAACCCAACGACCTCTTGGATAAACGGGATCTATTGGTTGAAGAGCTCAGTGGAATCATTCCCGTCACCATAGAAACCAAGGACCCTGATGAGTACTCCATCTATACCAACGGAATTCACCTGGTTCAGGGAGCAATTTCTCGAACCTTTTCCACTCAAACGGATCCCCAAAACGACGGCTACTCCATGGTGGTATGGGCGGATTCAGGAGCGGAATTTCGTCCAGAGTCAGGTAGCCTCGGTGCTCATATAGAGCTTCGAGACCAGGATATCTGCCAAGAGATTCAAAATCTGGATAACCTGGCAGTGAATATGGCGGACATTGTTAACGAGGTTCATTCCGTCGGATTCGGGATAAACGGCCGAACTGGTGAAGAATTTTTTGAACACCATCCCATGGTCACCAATACCCAAGGGAACTATGACCGGTCCGGAGACGGAGTGGTGGATTCATCCTACATCTTCCGAATCGGGGGGACCAACCAGCTCACCGCCCAGGATCAAATCGGGTTAGAGGGGACCATCTCGCTCTCAGGTCCCAATGGTTTGGTGGAGGTCCCATACCGGAGCGATGATACCGTACAGGATGTCCTGGTGCGGATTAATAACTCCGGTGCTGAGGTGGTTGCCCGGTTAGATTTTCAAAACAAGCTTACCCTAAAGGGTGCCCCCTCACAAAACAAGGATAATCCCGACTTTGTCATTCGCGAGGTATCAGACTCGGGACAGTTCCTTGCCGGATACGCCGGGCTTCTATTGGAATCCGGTGATGCCGGCGCCTACCGCTGGGATCAACCGGACGCCATTACCAGCCTACGGGCAGGAGCCGATTTTGCAGTCGCCCCCCTTTCCCATGCCTCAGCCTGGCTTTCCGTTAATCCCGAAATACTGGAGGATCCCGCCAGCATTGCCACCAGTTTAGCAGTACAAAACCGTCCCGGGGACGTAGGGGACGGCCGAGTTGCTCTGGAGATAGCATCCATAAGGAATTCTCCGGTTATGGTGGGGCAAATCTCAACCTTTGATGATTATTTTGCTGATAGTGTTGCCTCTGTGGGGCTTAAGGGGCAACAGGCCCAGAGTGCTTTGAGAACTCAGGAGGCGATTATGAAGGATCTTCGTGACCTGCGGTCCAGTATCAGCGGGGTGAGCATCGATGAAGAGTTGGCCCAAATGATCAAATTCCAGCATGGATATAATGCGGCAGCCCGCTTTGTAACCAAGATCGATCAAATGCTGGAAACGATCATAAACAGGTTAGGCGTATAAGCGGGGTAAGGTATGAATAGAATTAGTACAAACATGATTAATGACAATCTCCAGTATCAGACCAGAAGACGAAGCGTGGAGATGAACGATGTTCAGGATCAGATTTCCAGTCAGTCGCGGTTAAATAAGCTGCGTAACGACCCGGCTTCTGCGGCCCACGCAACCAGGTACTCATCCTACATAACCCGGTTAGAACGGTTCAGTGATAACCTGGAAACAGGAATCTCCCAATACAAAACGGCTGAGGGGCATATGCGCCAGGCCGTGGACGTGTTGCAGGAAATTCGTCAGATTGCCGTACAAGGCTCCACCGGTACCTACTCCCAGGAGGATACAATCCAGATGGCACGGAGGG encodes:
- the flgK gene encoding flagellar hook-associated protein FlgK; this translates as MQSTFSGIEIGKRSLLTHNQGLQTIGHNLSNASTQGYSRQRVELGTVDPLYRPQLNRAMTPGQIGQGVETTRISRVKDMLLEGRIVANAADEGYWSQRDKYVLQLEQIYNEPSESSVRNLMDKFWDGWQELSIYPEQMSARQQVAQRGEALAEGIQNRYNSLNQLRSVLNDEVHVEVSRINTLTDQISDLNAEIAKVQAEGDEPNDLLDKRDLLVEELSGIIPVTIETKDPDEYSIYTNGIHLVQGAISRTFSTQTDPQNDGYSMVVWADSGAEFRPESGSLGAHIELRDQDICQEIQNLDNLAVNMADIVNEVHSVGFGINGRTGEEFFEHHPMVTNTQGNYDRSGDGVVDSSYIFRIGGTNQLTAQDQIGLEGTISLSGPNGLVEVPYRSDDTVQDVLVRINNSGAEVVARLDFQNKLTLKGAPSQNKDNPDFVIREVSDSGQFLAGYAGLLLESGDAGAYRWDQPDAITSLRAGADFAVAPLSHASAWLSVNPEILEDPASIATSLAVQNRPGDVGDGRVALEIASIRNSPVMVGQISTFDDYFADSVASVGLKGQQAQSALRTQEAIMKDLRDLRSSISGVSIDEELAQMIKFQHGYNAAARFVTKIDQMLETIINRLGV